The sequence CCGGAAGGCGGCTGCTGTTGGTGACCAAAAACTTCTTTGCTGAAATGCTGCCGGCTGAGCAAGCCCAGCACGTAGCCACCCATATCGATGCGGACAAAGCCGTCGTCTGAGCTTTCGCAGGCGCGCCAGCCGAGACTGGCAAAGAATGCCCGACTGCGTGCAAGGTCGGCGACACCGAGGAGGAGTAGATGAAGCCGTGGGCGCAATGGGCGGGCGTTGCCGGTAAAGTCAGGTAAGCGAGTACCGGGGGCGGATTGCAAGATATCCATAAGTATTGTCCTTTGGCGTGATGGTGTTATTTGACTCTGCGGAACTGCTTGAAGGTAGTCTCCATTGCAATCAGTGTAATTGTTTGTTTTTATTTACTAATTCGACAAATATCAAATTGTTAATTAGTTAAAAACTAATAATGGAATCTTTGCCCTGCACGCTTGCTGAGTTGCGCCAATTCGTCGCGGTAGTCGAGACCGGTGGCTTCACCGCGGCCGCACAACGACTGCATCAAACCACCGCCTCCATAAGCCTGGCGATCAAGCGCATGGAGACCCAATTAGGGGCGCGATTGTTCGAGCGCAATACGCGCAAATTGCAGCTTACTGAGCAGGGCGCCCAGTTCTACCAGGTGAGTAAGCAAACTCTGAGTGTGTTACGGGAAGGTGTTGAATCTCTGCGGGTGAGTCAGGATGCGGTGCGGGGGCCGCTGGTGATTGCCGCTCCCGGCGACCTGGCATTGACGCTGCTCGGGCGCATGCTGCGCGAGTTTCAGCACAAATATCCGAAGGTCGCGCTGGATCTCAGAGTAAGTGATAACGTCAGCGGTGTGGTGGGTGAAGGTATTGATCTGGCGTTGCGATACGGTCCCCTGCCCGACTCCGAATTGGTCGCGCGCAAATTACACTCGGGTCGAAGGTTGCTGTGCGCCAGCCCCGAATATCTCCACCGCGCGGGTGTTCCGCGATCCATGGCAGATCTCAGCGACCACCGCTGCCTGTGTTTTCGCCGCAGTGGGCGCGCGGATACCCAGTGGCAATTTCTGCAGGAGGGTGAGCGGGTCGCGGTGACAGTGAACTGCGCATTGGTGACGGATAACAGCGCGGTCGCGCGCGACTGGGCGCTGGCTGGCGAGGGCCTGGTGTATAAATCCGGGTTGGATGTGCACGATGATATAGCGGCGGGCAGGTTGCAAACGGTACTAACTGACTATCAGGGAATACAAACACCCCTCTTTGCGGTGTACGCAGGTGCTCAGTATCAGCCACGTCGGTTGCTTGAACTGCTGAGCTTTTTTCAGGCGGCTTTTGCCCGGATACCCGATTGAGAGACAAAAAATCCCGGGGCCAGGCCCGGGATTTTTGTCTGAAATGGCAGTCAGCCGCGATTATTTGCGCTCGCGCTTGATCTTGTCGATCAGGAAATTTGCCACCTGGAACATTTGCTCGTGGCCACCAGCGGAACCGGTAGTGATTTTGTAGCGGCCATCAACCATCAATTCAGGCGTACCGCGCAAACCGGCAGCGCGCGCCCGCGCATCGCCGGCCTGTACCTGGCTGGTGACACCGAAGGACGAATAGGCCTTTTTAAAATCGTCTTCTTTCACGCCAAAAGTGGTGAACAGCTCGGCCATCTCGTCGACGGTACCCAGGCGCTTGCGCTTAACATGGATGGTGTCGAAGACCACCGGGTGGGCCTTGTCCCAAACGCCCAGCGCCTTGGCGGCGTAGAAGGCACGCGCATAATGTTCCCACGACTTGTTAAAAACTGCCGGGGTTTGTACGAATTCGACACCGGCTGGCATGGTGTTCTTTTCCCAGGCATGCGCCGCCGTTTCGAAATGGAAACAGTGAATGCAGCCGTAAGAGAAGAATTCAGTGACTTCGATTTTGTCACCGGAGACGGTTTTTACCGGTTCAGCGAGTACGGTGTACTCGCGGCCTTCCTGGTACTGCACCTGGACAAAGTTGCCGGCAGGGCTGTCTGCGGCCTCGGCATGGGCGATCAGCGACGGGGTGACAGATGCGACGGACGCATCCTTATCGCCACAGGCGCCTAAAAATAATACAAGAGCGATGAGTGCTGCAATGTGTCGCATGGGAGTTCTCCTAGCGGTTGCTTATCGTTGTTATGGGCGCGAACGGCCACAGCGTTTAAGGACAGAAAAAAGGCAGGAAAATTCCCGGCAAAAAGGTAGCCTGCGCTAATTTGTGAGCGCAGGCACAGGAGGCTCTAGTTCAGGCCCGCGATAAAGTTGGCAACAGCGTCAATTTCTGCGTCACTCATATGCTGCGCAACACCGCGCATAATCATTGCGTCACCATCGTTGGTGCGGTTGCCTGCGCGGAAATCACGCAATTGCTTGGCGATGTAATCTGCGTGCTGGCCGCTCAGTCGAGGGAAGCCTGCGGGCGCGTTACCGACGCCAGTTGGAGAGTGACAGCCGCTGCAAGCCGGTACACTGGATTCCTGGTTGCCTGCGCGGTATACCTTTGCGCCGAGATCCAGGCTGCTTACCTGGGCGCCGGAGTTGAGTTGAACTTTAGCGTCTTTCGAACCGGACAACTGGGTGTTTTTACTGGCGTAGAAAGCCGCGATATTTTCCAAATCGGTCTGGCTCAGGTTGTCGAGTTGACCTGCCATTTGAGGAATGCTGCGCGCACCGGATTTAACATCCATCATCTGCTTTACCAGGTACTTCTCGCCCTGACCGGCAAGCTTTGGGAACATCGCGACAGGGCTGTTGCCGTCGCCACCGTGGCAGGCGGAGCAAGCGGCTACCAGCTTCGCACCCTCTGCTGCATCTCCGGCAAAAACCGTATTGGTGAATAGGGCCGTGCTCAGCAAACCGAGAGAGAAAAACATGCTACGAATTGGGTTGTTCATTGTTGTATCCGTTATTTAGCGTCGTTTGGCTGTGATTTCGCGGGTTGGTGCTGGCCGAGACAACCGGAACCGGGAGGAAAATTTACGCTAGAATGGCGCCCGGGTTGCAGCCGTGAGGGTTCAGCCCTTTAAAAAGTAGGCGCATTATACCCATTGTGCCTGTCTATCACACCACCAAAACCTATCCGGACCTTGTCGATGACGGAAATCAACTTCCGAAATGCTCAATTTCTAATCAGTGCGCCTTCCCTGCGTGAATGTCCCGCCGAAGAAGGAGCGGAAGTGGCTTTTGCCGGCCGCTCCAATGCAGGCAAGTCCAGTGCTATCAACTGCCTTACCAACAATGGCAAGCTGGCGCGTACCAGTAAAACGCCGGGTCGCACCCAGCTAATCAACTTTTTCTCGCTCGGTCAGGGTGCCCAGCAGCGGCTGGTGGATTTGCCGGGTTATGGCTACGCCAAGGTACCCCTGGCCACCAAGCGTGAATGGCAGGCGCATCTTTCGGAGTATTTATACAAACGCAAGTGCTTGCGGGGCCTGGTGTTGCTTATGGATATTCGCCACCCGATGCAGGAATTCGACACCATGATGTTGAACTGGGCCGTGGATGCCAACATGCCCGTGCATTTGCTGCTGACCAAATCGGACAAGCTCAAGCGCGGTGCGGCTAGCAATACACTGTTGCAGGTTAATCGTTCACTGAAAGAGTCCAACGTACAGGATCTGGTGAGTGCGCAGATTTTTTCTTCGTTGAAGAATGTTGGTGTACAGCAACTGGAGCAGGTTATCACCGGTTGGCTGAACCTCCCCGCCGCCGAGGACGAAGCACCTGTTAAAAATCAGCCGGAATAAAACCTCCCTGGTTTTTATGATTAAAAATTCTTTTTAATCCTGTTTTTTTACGCTTGAAAAAAAATTCCCCAACCCTACCTTGTGCTTGAGCTCGCGAAATCGCGAGTTTCGAGCAACGCACGGCAGCCTTATACGGTGCCTTGTTATTGTCTTTGTTTCGTATTGCTTCAACTGGAGGATATGTTATGAACACAATCGATCTTTCCCCTCTCTACCGCAACAGCATCGGCTTCGACCGCATGGCATCACTCCTTGATGCCGCGCTACGAAACGATCCTGTTTCATCCGGTTATCCACCCTATAACATTGAAGCGCTGGACGAAAACCGCTACGCCATCACGCTGGCGGTTGCCGGTTTTAGTGAGCGTGAATTAACGTTAAGTGTGGAAAACGGCGTACTCGCTGTTCGCGGTGAAAAAGCCAAAGATGACTCCCGCAAATATCTCCATCAGGGTATTGCCAACCGTTCGTTTGAACGGAAATTCAACC comes from Teredinibacter turnerae and encodes:
- a CDS encoding VOC family protein, with amino-acid sequence MDILQSAPGTRLPDFTGNARPLRPRLHLLLLGVADLARSRAFFASLGWRACESSDDGFVRIDMGGYVLGLLSRQHFSKEVFGHQQQPPSGYRGAAFAYLVDTPDAVAECLARAKSAGATIVKPVTRTPWGVNGFFTCPDGHLFEIDFEPHWRFSEDHKLLPAT
- a CDS encoding LysR family transcriptional regulator, producing the protein MESLPCTLAELRQFVAVVETGGFTAAAQRLHQTTASISLAIKRMETQLGARLFERNTRKLQLTEQGAQFYQVSKQTLSVLREGVESLRVSQDAVRGPLVIAAPGDLALTLLGRMLREFQHKYPKVALDLRVSDNVSGVVGEGIDLALRYGPLPDSELVARKLHSGRRLLCASPEYLHRAGVPRSMADLSDHRCLCFRRSGRADTQWQFLQEGERVAVTVNCALVTDNSAVARDWALAGEGLVYKSGLDVHDDIAAGRLQTVLTDYQGIQTPLFAVYAGAQYQPRRLLELLSFFQAAFARIPD
- a CDS encoding thiol:disulfide interchange protein DsbA/DsbL — encoded protein: MRHIAALIALVLFLGACGDKDASVASVTPSLIAHAEAADSPAGNFVQVQYQEGREYTVLAEPVKTVSGDKIEVTEFFSYGCIHCFHFETAAHAWEKNTMPAGVEFVQTPAVFNKSWEHYARAFYAAKALGVWDKAHPVVFDTIHVKRKRLGTVDEMAELFTTFGVKEDDFKKAYSSFGVTSQVQAGDARARAAGLRGTPELMVDGRYKITTGSAGGHEQMFQVANFLIDKIKRERK
- a CDS encoding c-type cytochrome, yielding MNNPIRSMFFSLGLLSTALFTNTVFAGDAAEGAKLVAACSACHGGDGNSPVAMFPKLAGQGEKYLVKQMMDVKSGARSIPQMAGQLDNLSQTDLENIAAFYASKNTQLSGSKDAKVQLNSGAQVSSLDLGAKVYRAGNQESSVPACSGCHSPTGVGNAPAGFPRLSGQHADYIAKQLRDFRAGNRTNDGDAMIMRGVAQHMSDAEIDAVANFIAGLN
- the yihA gene encoding ribosome biogenesis GTP-binding protein YihA/YsxC, whose product is MTEINFRNAQFLISAPSLRECPAEEGAEVAFAGRSNAGKSSAINCLTNNGKLARTSKTPGRTQLINFFSLGQGAQQRLVDLPGYGYAKVPLATKREWQAHLSEYLYKRKCLRGLVLLMDIRHPMQEFDTMMLNWAVDANMPVHLLLTKSDKLKRGAASNTLLQVNRSLKESNVQDLVSAQIFSSLKNVGVQQLEQVITGWLNLPAAEDEAPVKNQPE
- a CDS encoding Hsp20 family protein, which translates into the protein MNTIDLSPLYRNSIGFDRMASLLDAALRNDPVSSGYPPYNIEALDENRYAITLAVAGFSERELTLSVENGVLAVRGEKAKDDSRKYLHQGIANRSFERKFNLAEYVEVTGADMANGLLTINLVKNIPEAMKPRTIAINQRDDSRSLSHESVQAA